A region from the Mycolicibacterium litorale genome encodes:
- a CDS encoding alpha/beta hydrolase produces the protein MTAPSKVPSSSYAGIRAARPHRSRRFPVSDGAPVEVVEDGPSIPARLMALAALMTIKPTLTIGSLAPKMPWPWGVVDFACRILRPVPGTIRATIALQNCTAQLVRAPGVLPADGKRSIILYMHGGAFLTCGANSHSRLVTALSKFADSPALVVNYRMIPKHSVGQAVDDCHDAYLWLRRQGYEPDQIVLAGDSAGGYLSLALAERVQAEGETPAAVVTMSPLFELDNEARATHPNARSDVMFPPRAFHALNELIEHAAKNHWVDGAPEPVYEPLDHIEPGLPRTLIHVSGSEVLISDARKAARMLAAAGVPVEVRVWPGQMHVFQLGAPVVSEAQRSLRQIGEYIREATW, from the coding sequence ATGACCGCACCGAGTAAGGTCCCCAGCTCCTCATATGCTGGCATCAGGGCAGCAAGGCCGCACCGATCGCGGCGCTTCCCGGTCAGCGACGGCGCGCCGGTCGAGGTGGTCGAAGACGGGCCGAGCATCCCCGCGCGACTCATGGCGCTCGCTGCGCTGATGACGATCAAGCCAACTCTGACGATCGGTAGCCTGGCGCCGAAGATGCCGTGGCCGTGGGGCGTCGTCGACTTCGCCTGCCGCATCCTGCGCCCGGTTCCCGGCACCATCCGCGCCACCATCGCCTTGCAGAACTGCACCGCCCAGTTGGTGCGCGCACCGGGCGTCCTGCCGGCCGACGGCAAACGCAGCATCATCCTGTACATGCACGGCGGGGCGTTCCTGACCTGCGGCGCCAACTCGCACAGCCGGCTGGTGACGGCGCTGTCGAAGTTCGCCGACAGCCCGGCCCTGGTGGTCAACTACCGGATGATCCCCAAGCACTCGGTGGGTCAGGCCGTCGACGACTGTCACGACGCCTATCTGTGGCTGCGCCGCCAGGGCTACGAGCCCGACCAGATCGTGCTGGCCGGCGACTCCGCCGGCGGGTACCTCTCACTGGCGCTGGCCGAACGCGTGCAGGCCGAAGGTGAGACGCCCGCCGCGGTGGTGACCATGTCACCGCTGTTCGAGCTGGACAACGAGGCCAGGGCCACCCACCCCAACGCACGCAGCGACGTCATGTTCCCACCCCGGGCGTTCCACGCACTCAACGAGCTCATCGAGCACGCCGCCAAGAACCACTGGGTCGACGGTGCGCCGGAGCCGGTGTACGAACCGCTCGACCACATCGAACCCGGGCTGCCGCGCACGCTGATCCACGTCTCCGGGTCGGAGGTCCTCATCAGCGACGCCCGCAAGGCCGCGCGGATGCTGGCAGCGGCGGGCGTCCCCGTCGAGGTGCGGGTGTGGCCGGGGCAGATGCACGTCTTCCAGCTCGGGGCGCCGGTGGTGTCGGAGGCGCAGCGCTCGCTGCGGCAAATCGGCGAGTACATCCGAGAGGCCACCTGGTAG
- a CDS encoding SGNH/GDSL hydrolase family protein yields the protein MRASRGALAAAATLASTGSAYIGVRNLLAGQAQQARQVIPKAWDIPPRADGVYSPGGGPVERWHRGDPFDLHLMIFGDSTATGYGCRTADEVPGVLIARGLAERSGKRIRLSTKAIVGATSKGLAGQIDAMFVAGPPPDAAVIMIGANDITALNGIPQSARRLGKAVARLRASGAVVVVGTCPDFGVITAIPQPLRTVARTLGLQLARAQASAVRAEGGVPVPFSDLLAPEFYKQPDVLFSEDMFHPSAAGYALAASQLLPALCEALGECDTGDAPEQALETRSADVSTLLAKVGGVTRLWRRTTGVPAPVIASAG from the coding sequence GTGCGCGCATCACGCGGTGCCCTGGCAGCGGCAGCCACGCTCGCATCGACGGGCTCCGCCTACATCGGAGTGCGCAACCTCCTCGCCGGACAGGCCCAGCAGGCCCGCCAGGTGATCCCGAAGGCCTGGGACATCCCGCCGCGCGCCGACGGCGTCTACTCCCCCGGGGGCGGCCCCGTGGAACGCTGGCACCGCGGCGATCCCTTCGACCTGCACCTGATGATCTTCGGCGACTCGACCGCGACCGGATACGGCTGCCGCACCGCCGACGAGGTGCCCGGCGTGCTGATCGCCCGCGGGCTGGCCGAGCGGTCCGGTAAGCGGATCCGGCTGAGCACCAAGGCCATCGTCGGCGCCACCTCCAAGGGGCTGGCCGGCCAGATCGACGCGATGTTCGTGGCCGGCCCGCCGCCGGACGCCGCGGTCATCATGATCGGCGCCAACGACATCACCGCACTCAACGGCATCCCGCAGTCGGCGCGACGGTTGGGGAAGGCCGTGGCGCGGCTGCGGGCCAGCGGCGCGGTCGTCGTGGTGGGCACGTGTCCGGATTTCGGCGTGATCACCGCGATCCCCCAACCGCTGCGGACCGTCGCCCGCACCCTCGGCCTCCAGCTCGCGCGGGCCCAGGCGTCGGCCGTGCGGGCCGAGGGCGGGGTGCCGGTGCCGTTCTCCGACCTGCTCGCTCCGGAGTTCTACAAGCAGCCCGACGTGCTGTTCTCCGAGGACATGTTCCACCCGTCGGCGGCCGGTTACGCGCTTGCCGCCAGCCAGTTGCTCCCCGCACTGTGTGAGGCGCTCGGCGAGTGCGATACCGGGGACGCGCCCGAGCAGGCGCTGGAAACGCGGTCCGCCGACGTCAGCACGCTGCTGGCCAAGGTCGGCGGCGTCACCCGGCTGTGGCGGCGCACAACCGGGGTCCCCGCGCCGGTCATCGCCTCGGCAGGTTAG
- a CDS encoding acetyl-CoA C-acetyltransferase: MPEAVIVSTARSPIGRANKGSLVDMRPDDLAAQMVRAALDKVPALDPHDIDDLIMGCGQPAGESGFNIGRAVAVQLGYDFMPGTTVNRYCSSSLQTSRMAFHAIKAGEGHAFISAGVETVSRFAKGNADGWPDTKNPKFAEAQERSNQAAAGADEWHDPREDGNLPDVYIAMGQTAENVALFTGISREDQDHWGVRSQNRAEEAINSGFFEREISPVTLPDGTVVSKDDGPRAGTTYEKISQLKPVFRPNGTVTAGNACPLNDGAAAVVIMSDTKARELGLTPLARIVSTGVSGLSPEIMGLGPIEASKKALANAGMSIGDIDLYEINEAFAVQVLGSARELGMDEDKLNVSGGAIALGHPFGMTGARITATLLNNLQTHDKQFGLETMCVGGGQGMAMIIERL, translated from the coding sequence ATGCCTGAAGCCGTCATCGTCTCGACCGCGCGTTCGCCGATCGGCCGCGCCAACAAGGGGTCGCTGGTCGACATGCGGCCCGACGACCTGGCCGCCCAGATGGTGCGCGCCGCGCTGGACAAGGTGCCCGCGCTCGACCCGCACGACATCGACGACCTGATCATGGGCTGCGGTCAGCCCGCGGGCGAGTCCGGATTCAACATCGGCCGCGCGGTGGCGGTGCAGCTGGGCTACGACTTCATGCCGGGCACGACCGTCAACCGCTACTGCTCGTCGTCGCTGCAGACCTCCCGGATGGCGTTCCACGCGATCAAGGCCGGTGAGGGCCATGCGTTCATCTCGGCGGGCGTCGAGACCGTGTCGCGCTTCGCGAAGGGCAACGCCGACGGCTGGCCCGACACCAAGAACCCGAAGTTCGCCGAGGCGCAGGAGCGGTCGAACCAGGCCGCCGCGGGCGCCGACGAGTGGCACGACCCGCGTGAGGACGGCAACCTGCCTGACGTCTACATCGCGATGGGCCAGACCGCCGAGAACGTCGCACTGTTCACCGGCATCAGCCGTGAAGACCAGGACCACTGGGGTGTGCGGTCGCAGAACCGCGCCGAGGAAGCCATCAACAGCGGCTTCTTCGAGCGGGAGATCTCGCCGGTGACGCTGCCGGACGGCACGGTCGTGTCCAAGGACGACGGCCCGCGCGCCGGCACCACCTACGAGAAGATCAGCCAGCTCAAGCCGGTGTTCCGGCCGAACGGCACGGTCACCGCGGGCAATGCGTGCCCGCTGAACGACGGCGCCGCCGCCGTGGTGATCATGAGCGACACCAAGGCGCGTGAGCTGGGGTTGACGCCGCTGGCGCGCATCGTCTCGACCGGGGTGAGCGGGCTGTCGCCCGAGATCATGGGCCTCGGTCCGATCGAGGCGTCCAAGAAGGCGCTGGCCAACGCCGGGATGAGCATCGGTGACATCGACCTCTACGAGATCAACGAGGCGTTCGCCGTGCAGGTGCTCGGCTCGGCCCGTGAGCTCGGCATGGACGAGGACAAGCTCAACGTGTCCGGCGGTGCGATCGCGCTGGGCCATCCGTTCGGGATGACCGGCGCCCGCATCACCGCCACGCTGCTCAACAACCTGCAGACCCACGACAAGC